In Neofelis nebulosa isolate mNeoNeb1 chromosome 10, mNeoNeb1.pri, whole genome shotgun sequence, one DNA window encodes the following:
- the LOC131486570 gene encoding BET1 homolog, which translates to MRRAGLGEGVPPGKYGNYGYANSGYSACEENERLTESLRSKVTAIKSLSIEIGHEVKHQNKLLAEMDSQFDSVTGFLGKTMGKLKILSRGSQTSCCAI; encoded by the coding sequence ATGAGGCGTGCAGGCCTGGGTGAAGGAGTACCTCCAGGCAAATATGGGAACTATGGCTATGCTAACAGTGGGTATAGTGCCTGTGAAGAAAATGAGAGACTCACTGAAAGTCTGAGAAGCAAAGTAACTGCTATAAAATCTCTTTCCATCGAAATAGGCCATGAGGttaagcatcaaaataaattattagctGAAATGGATTCACAGTTTGATTCTGTAACTGGATTTCTAGGTAAAACTATGGGAAAACTGAAGATTTTATCTAGAGGGAGCCAAACAAGCTGCTGTGCTATATGa